GCACGCGGCATAGTCAACAGAGCTCCCATACTTATGACCGACGAGCCCACGGGCAATCTTGATTCAAAGACAAGTGACGAGATAATGAGCCTTTTCCGAAAGCTCAACGAGGAGGACGGTATCACTATTATCCTTGTCACCCACGAACCGGACGTTGCGGCTTATGCCAAAAGGGTCGTTCACTTCAAGGATGGGATGATCCAGCGTGATGAGCTTAACGGAAAGGGGCACACTTCATGATATCAACGGTAGAGATATGCCGGACTGCGGTCAGGGCCCTTAAGAGGAACAAAACACGCTCAATGTTGACCGCTCTTGGTATAATCATAGGCGTGGCCGCTGTGATCGCTGCGTTTGCAGTAGGAGCTGGTGCTAACAAGAGCATAGATGAACAGATAGCATCATTTGGTAGCAATTTTATAATAGTTTTTCCTGATAGGTCTGCAATGTCTACAACCGGGATAATGCGCTATTTGACCTATGGTGATTCCCAGGCGATCGAACGCGAAGTCTCAGGAATAGAAGCCGTGGCTCCGATGATAAACACATCAGGGTCTGTTATATACGGAAATACCAACTGGAGTACAAGTATTACAGGAAGTACACCTTCTTTCTCCAAAGTGAGGGAGTGGGAGATAGACAGCGGAAGGGACATAAGCGAGAGCGATGTGCGGCAGGCGACAAAAGTTGCGGTTATAGGCAATACAATAGTTGAAAAAATGTTCCCTGGGGAGAACCCCCTTGGA
Above is a window of Synergistaceae bacterium DNA encoding:
- a CDS encoding ABC transporter permease → MISTVEICRTAVRALKRNKTRSMLTALGIIIGVAAVIAAFAVGAGANKSIDEQIASFGSNFIIVFPDRSAMSTTGIMRYLTYGDSQAIEREVSGIEAVAPMINTSGSVIYGNTNWSTSITGSTPSFSKVREWEIDSGRDISESDVRQATKVAVIGNTIVEKMFPGENPLG